One Setaria italica strain Yugu1 chromosome II, Setaria_italica_v2.0, whole genome shotgun sequence DNA segment encodes these proteins:
- the LOC101758609 gene encoding F-box/FBD/LRR-repeat protein At1g13570: protein MAPRRPRKKRRIPGATATPAPASDALLSLPPEVLDEILTRLDLRDAVRTSALCRAWRRRWESLPSLDISTPFGEQPLWTVDCVLPRCSGRVRRFHASLDELSARRLDDWLLILSHRGGVEDLELSPPYPYKFFSLHSTIFSWRRLISIDLFACDIPLLPQDFEGFPDLKVLSLANVKLQQKGEYQLEEIIETSPLLEKLILSEVCIGGDDFIEWEIQAHNLRHITICSNIDYGWNFAELPCLHSAVIDLWEYVGGRDFAKFLAGLVQVNGIKILETLPCTFNNLKSLKLFMHFCELPPILLVICFLRSVPNLEKLKIRIYYGKEQKVEANGEFLNAQWADGMCANLQILKMTGAAGYY, encoded by the exons ATGGCGCCGCGTCGCCCTCGCAAGAAGCGCCGGATTCCTGGTGCCAcggccacgccggcgccggcgtccgacGCCTTGCTCTCTCTGCCTCCGGAGGTACTCGACGAGATCCTCACCCGCCTTGACCTCCGCGACGCCGTCCGCACCTCCGCGCTCTGCCGCGCCTGGCGGCGCCGCTGGGAGTCGCTCCCCTCCCTCGACATCTCCACCCCCTTCGGCGAGCAGCCGCTCTGGACCGTCGATTGCGTCCTCCCCCGCTGCTCCGGCCGTGTCCGACGCTTCCACGCCTCCCTCGACGAGCTCTCCGCCCGCCGCCTAGACGACTGGCTCCTCATCCTCTcccaccgcggcggcgtcgaggatcTCGAGCTCAGTCCTCCGTACCCCTACAAGTTCTTTTCCCTACATTCCACCATCTTCTCCTGGCGCCGCCTCATCTCCATCGACCTCTTCGCCTGCGACATACCGCTGCTACCCCAGGACTTCGAGGGGTTTCCGGACCTTAAAGTGCTAAGCCTTGCCAATGTGAAGTTACAGCAGAAAGGGGAGTATCAACTGGAGGAGATCATCGAGACATCCCCATTGCTCGAGAAGCTGATACTAAGTGAAGTCTGTATCGGCGGGGACGACTTCATAGAATGGGAGATCCAGGCGCACAATCTGCGGCACATAACAATTTGCTCAAATATCGATTATGGCTGGAATTTTGCAGAGTTGCCATGCCTGCACTCTGCTGTCATTGATTTGTGGGAGTATGTTGGTGGCCGAGATTTCGCCAAGTTCCTTGCTGGGCTTGTTCAA GTAAATGGGATTAAGATATTGGAGACACTTCCATGCACCTTCAACAACTTGAAGAGCTTGAAACTGTTCATGCACTTCTGTGAACTGCCCCCCATTTTGTTAGTGATTTGCTTCCTAAGGAGTGTTCCAAATCTTGAAAAGCTTAAAATACGG ATTTATTATGGCAAAGAGCAGAAAGTTGAGGCAAATGGGGAGTTTCTAAATGCACAGTGGGCTGATGGCATGTGTGCCAATCTTCAGATTCTGAAGATGACTG GTGCTGCAGGATATTATTAG
- the LOC101759019 gene encoding uncharacterized protein LOC101759019 isoform X2 — MLSTFYAPVNGVSILETLPCTFGNLEILKLLMHFSELPPILFMFCLLRNTPNLEKLKILICWGEEQKIEANEEFLNAQWTDRMCAKLQVQRDIIRSVASSVH, encoded by the exons ATGCTCAGCACGTTTTATGCACCG GTAAATGGAGTGAGCATACTGGAGACACTTCCATGCACCTTTGGCAACTTAGAGATCTTGAAATTGTTAATGCATTTTAGTGAACTGCCTCCCATTTTGTTCATGTTCTGCTTACTAAGGAACACCCCCAACCTTGAAAAACTTAAAATACTG ATATGTTGGGGTGAAGAGCAGAAAATTGAGGCAAATGAGGAGTTTCTAAATGCACAGTGGACTGATAGAATGTGTGCCAAACTTCAG GTTCAGCGGGATATTATTAGATCAGTGGCATCTTCTGTGCATTAG
- the LOC101759019 gene encoding uncharacterized protein LOC101759019 isoform X1 translates to MLSTFYAPVNGVSILETLPCTFGNLEILKLLMHFSELPPILFMFCLLRNTPNLEKLKILICWGEEQKIEANEEFLNAQWTDRMCAKLQVVQLTGIDWLPNALSFMELILSKARFLHSLAVSHDDKCSVSHKDPLNELLKCRRALAQAQVLFQGSAGYY, encoded by the exons ATGCTCAGCACGTTTTATGCACCG GTAAATGGAGTGAGCATACTGGAGACACTTCCATGCACCTTTGGCAACTTAGAGATCTTGAAATTGTTAATGCATTTTAGTGAACTGCCTCCCATTTTGTTCATGTTCTGCTTACTAAGGAACACCCCCAACCTTGAAAAACTTAAAATACTG ATATGTTGGGGTGAAGAGCAGAAAATTGAGGCAAATGAGGAGTTTCTAAATGCACAGTGGACTGATAGAATGTGTGCCAAACTTCAGGTTGTGCAGTTGACTGGTATTGATTGGCTTCCAAATGCACTGTCTTTTATGGAGCTCATTCTCTCTAAAGCAAGGTTTCTGCATTCATTAGCTGTTAGTCATGATGATAAATGCTCAGTATCTCATAAGGATCCACTAAATGAGTTACTAAAATGCAGAAGAGCTTTAGCTCAAGCCCAGGTTTTGTTTCAAG GTTCAGCGGGATATTATTAG
- the LOC101768328 gene encoding mediator of RNA polymerase II transcription subunit 20a gives MPPVKWLMHWHPSPGATLNTQILAEACGCAESLGGAKDGRWKTSIIFYRAMTRDGGAAGPAGQQGQQHGDLPRELLGVALHERPGLYFSIVRLAKLVLQADATFPQVMEKLQSYKARVALNFEGFQYQLGDFCLRIGKCVPNNSEVLRGIMMEVEYYPLSSIEKSRAIMEDFFDVWQETVAKKSLPGHFIHVESNFSEYGLSDQYSFQHTAVQYATCLQQLMAVVRG, from the exons ATGCCCCCCGTCAAGTG GCTGATGCACTGGCACCCGAGCCCCGGGGCGACGCTCAACACCCAGATCCTCGCGGAGGCGTGCGGCTGCGCGGAGTCCCTCGGCGGGGCCAAGGACGGGCGCTGGAAGACCTCCATCATCTTCTACCGCGCCATGAcccgggacggcggcgccgcggggcccgcggggcagcaggggcagcagcacGGCGACCTGCCCAgggagctcctcggcgtcgcgctCCACGAGCGCCCGGGGCTCTACTTCTCCATCGTCCGCCTGGCGAAGCTCGTCCTCCAGGCCGACGCCACGTTCCCCCAGGTCATGGAGAAGCTCCAGTCATACAAGGCCCGCGTCGCCCTCAACTTCGAG GGGTTTCAGTATCAACTGGGTGATTTCTGCCTGAGGATAGGAAAATGTGTTCCTAATAATTCTGAAGTACTGAGAGGAATCATGATGGAG GTAGAGTATTATCCCCTGTCTTCCATCGAAAAATCCAGGGCAATCATGGAAGATTTCTTTGACGTATGGCAGGAAACAGTTGCGAAGAAGTCATTACCTGGTCATTTCATTCATGTAGAATCAAACTTTTCAGAATATGGTCTTTCAGATCAATATTCTTTCCAACATACTGCAGTTCAGTATGCAACTTGCCTGCAGCAGCTCATGGCTGTAGTAAGGGGCTAG
- the LOC101768731 gene encoding thermospermine synthase ACAULIS5 — translation MVGAMPAEALPREVTGNGNGYGAKHLHLQLPAPPKQQQPAEAECEWYEEEIDGDLKFCYALNSVLHRGTSKYQEIALLDTKHFGKALIIDGKMQSTEMDEFIYHESLIHPPLLFHPNPKTVFIMGGGEGSAAREVQRHKTVQRVVMCDIDQEVVDFCRTYLTVNREAFSSNKLCLIINDARVELEKSREKFDVIVGDLADPVEGGPCYQLYTKSFYEHIVKPKLNDHGIFITQAGPAGVLTHKEVFSSIYNTLKHVFKYVQAYTAHVPSFADTWGWVMASDHPFNLNAQKINERIKDRILGELDYLSGESLISSTTLNKSVHKSLLNETHVYTEDDARFIYGHGRAR, via the exons atgGTAGGCGCCATGCCAGCCGAGGCTCTGCCCCGCGAGGTGACCGGCAACGGCAACGGCTACGGCGCCAAGCACTTGCACCTGcagctgccggcgccgccgaagcagcagcagcctgcagAGGCGGAGTGCGAGTGGTACGAGGAGGAGATTGACGGCGACCTCAAGTTCTGCTACGCTCTCAACAG CGTGCTGCACCGGGGGACGAGCAAGTATCAGGAGATCGCGCTCCTTGACACCAAGCATTTTGGCAAG GCTTTGATAATCGACGGGAAGATGCAGAGCACGGAGATGGACGAGTTCATCTACCACGAGTCCTTGATACACCCGCCGTTGCTGTTCCATCCAAA CCCCAAGACCGTGTTCATCATGGGAGGTGGCGAGGGCTCTGCAGCAAGGGAGGTCCAGAGGCACAAGACCGTTCAGAGGGTGGTCATGTGCGACATAGACCAG GAGGTAGTCGACTTCTGCCGTACGTACCTGACGGTGAACCGCGAGGCATTCAGCAGTAACAAGCTCTGCCTCATCATCAATGATGCCAG GGTTGAGTTGGAGAAGAGCAGGGAGAAGTTTGACGTGATAGTAGGAGACCTCGCAGATCCAGTGGAAGGAGGCCCCTGCTATCAGCTGTACACCAAGTCATTCTATGAGCACATCGTCAAGCCCAAGCTTAATGACCACGGCATCTTCATCACTCAG GCTGGACCTGCTGGTGTTCTTACTCACAAAGAGGTCTTCTCATCCATCTACAACACCCTTAAACATGTCTTCAAAT ATGTTCAAGCTTACACTGCTCATGTTCCATCATTTGCAGACACCTGGGGCTGGGTCATG GCCTCGGATCATCCATTCAATCTCAATGCCCAGAAGATCAATGAAAGAATCAAAGACAGGATTCTGGGAGAGCTCGACTACCTGAGTGGGGAGTCCCTCATTTCCTCTACCACACTGAACAAAAGTGTTCACAAGTC gcTGTTGAACGAGACCCATGTGTATACAGAAGACGATGCCAGGTTCATCTACGGGCATGGAAGAGCACGCTGA
- the LOC101759421 gene encoding serine/threonine-protein kinase TNNI3K-like encodes MSDDARPRHDQQRGLRGRLAGLFSSPPSQSPNHQSSEQVANLMEELGRQRDLKETYKARLESTQGYLRFCLEVAQEHGFLYLISDSAQQQHSPHRDADAEPGTPAAVDEDEPADPYLVATRDLAVRHGWSVAPDEIELHEVIGRGTTADIHRATWRGLEVAVKWVRPELFASNPSAEAFFAQEADLLSRQRHPHVLRLMGACLRPLGSCFLVTELLSGATLGEWLHGGRERRPRASSSSSPPPPPLVDRVSRALEVALAMRHLHEQTPRVVHRDLKPSNVLLDAELRARVTDFGHARFLPDGKEALTGETGKRSQCAMCMNQSCNR; translated from the exons ATGAGCGACGACGCGCGCCCGCGGCATGACCAGCAGCGTGGTCTccgcggccgcctcgccggcctctTCTCCTCGCCGCCCTCGCAGTCACCAAACCACCAGTCCAGCGAACAG GTCGCGAATCTGATGGAAGAGCTCGGGAGGCAGAGGGATCTCAAGGAGACGTACAAGGCGCGGCTGGAGAGCACGCAGGGGTACCTCCGGTTCTGCCTCGAGGTCGCCCAGGAGCACGGCTTCCTGTACCTCATATCCGACAGCGCTCAGCAGCAGCACTCGCCGCACCGCGACGCCGATGCCGAACCCGggacgccggccgccgtcgacgaAGACGAGCCAGCGGATCCATACCTGGTCGCCACGCGCGATCTCGCCGTGCGGCACGGCTGGTCCGTCGCGCCGGACGAG ATCGAGCTGCACGAGGTGATAGGCCGGGGCACGACGGCGGACATCCACCGGGCGACGTGGCGGGGACTCGAGGTGGCGGTGAAGTGGGTGCGGCCGGAGCTCTTCGCCTCCAACCCGAGCGCCGAGGCCTTCTTCGCGCAGGAGGCCGACCTGCTGTCGCGGCAGCGGCACCCGCACGTGCTGCGCCTGATGGGCGCGTGCCTGCGCCCGCTGGGGAGCTGCTTCCTGGTGACCGAGCTGCTGAGCGGGGCGACGCTCGGGGAGTGGCTGCACGGGGGCAgggagcggcggccgcgggcgtcgtcatcctcctcgccgccgccaccgccgctggtGGACAGGGTGAGCAGGGCGCTGGAAGTCGCGCTGGCCATGCGGCACCTCCACGAGCAGACGCCCAGGGTCGTGCACCGCGACCTCAAGCCCAGCAACGTTCTCCTGGATGCTGAGCTGCGCGCGCGGGTCACGGACTTCGGCCATGCCAGGTTCTTGCCGGACGGCAAGGAGGCGCTCACCGGCGAAACAGGCAAGAGATCACAGTGTGCCATGTGCATGAACCAAAGTTGTAATCGATGA
- the LOC101769136 gene encoding protein BIG GRAIN 1, with the protein MERRGGHCHGAKHPPPLPPPRRARGERRQASASSGSFSASLLDAIYRSLDEGDGGADVFDAAARGSVEEKAAATATATAQFWWAKDVAKPRHSSSSDRDRRRREAVAVARPRHSGYASSTTSSSDSSASYSSFSCSSASTTDTESAHRRHSGDPPPPRMSEESVVATDAEEATPPPKSKGKKKKSRPCFPVARIRPRASVPPSSGPQPPSPATFACALKALFSSARLQRKTKTPAAAPQPPASPPLLQPQRVSSTSTAKAADAPQPSEPRTVRFGPDAGASVVVRRRVEELVRSLEELEEDEEGSDASSDLFELESLRRAGADELPVYGTTSLVANRAIAQGAAC; encoded by the coding sequence ATGGAGCGACGCGGCGGCCACTGCCACGGCGCCAAGCACCCgcccccgctcccgccgccgcggcgggcgcgcggggagCGCAGGCAGGCGTCGGCGTCCAGCGGGTCCTTCTCGGCCTCGCTCCTCGACGCCATCTACCGCTCCCTCGACGAGGGCGACGGTGGCGCGGATGTCTTCGacgcggccgcgcgcgggagCGTGGAGGAGAAGGCGGCCGCGACCGCTACTGCGACGGCGCAGTTCTGGTGGGCGAAGGACGTGGCCAAGCCGAGGCACTCCTCGAGCTCGGACAGGGATAGGCGCCGCCGGGAGGCGGTTGCGGTTGCGCGGCCGCGCCACTCCGGGTACGCGTCGTCCACCACGTCCTCGTCGGACTCCTCGGCCAGCTACAGCAGCTTCTCCTGCTCCTCGGCGTCGACGACCGACACCGAgtccgcgcaccgccgccacagcggcgacccgcccccgccgcggatGTCGGAGGAATCAGTGGTCGCCACGGACGCCGAGGAGGCAACGCCGCCACCGAAGAgcaaagggaagaagaagaagagcaggcCGTGTTTCCCCGTGGCAAGAATCCGACCGAGGGCCTCAGTGCCGCCGTCTTCCGggccgcagccgccgtcgccggcgacgttCGCGTGCGCCCTCAAGGCTCTGTTCTCCTCGGCGCGCCTCCAAAGGAAGACCAAGACTCCGGCAGCCGCCCCCCAGCCCCCAGCCTCGCCTCCGCTACTGCAGCCACAGCGGGTGTCGTCGACGAGCACTGCGAAAGCTGCTGACGCGCCGCAACCCTCGGAGCCGAGGACGGTAAGGTTCGGCCCGGACGCCGGGGCATCCGTGGTGGTGCGGCGCAGGGTGGAGGAGCTGGTGCGCAGCCtcgaggagctggaggaggacgaggaggggagCGACGCCAGCTCCGACCTCTTCGAGCTGGAGAGCcttcgccgcgccggcgccgatgaGCTGCCCGTGTACGGCACGACCAGCCTCGTGGCCAACCGCGCTATCGCACAGGGAGCAGCTTGTTAA